Proteins found in one Solitalea lacus genomic segment:
- a CDS encoding formimidoylglutamase: MNLSDFLSPINLESINTSLKFEPFHLGSVITSFMEEGNFPDLEGMNLALVGVEEDRLSIGNAGCATAPDHVRKYLYKLTEGDFKAKIVDLGNIRAGQKVRDTYVALRIVCEELMKQNIVPIIIGGGQNLTYAQYLAYEGIEQRVDLVSIDNQFDLDTTAEDQETNSKSYLNSIILHEPNNLFNYSNIGYQTYFVSQDSLRLMDKLYFDTHRLGEINQNLQDAEPIIRNANMISFDVSSIRQSDAPGNGNASPNGFYGEQICQLCRYAGMSDKLLSIGFYEVNPLFDKNGQTAHLLAQMIWCFIEGYYNRKQDYPFNPTEDMTKYRAFLTTDSHEVIFYKSPKTGRWWMQVPFPNKTKNERFYLVPCSYNDYQIASNGEMPDRWWRTYQKLI, from the coding sequence ATGAATCTGTCTGATTTTCTTTCTCCAATCAATCTTGAATCAATAAATACCTCATTAAAATTTGAGCCGTTCCATTTAGGCAGCGTAATTACCTCTTTTATGGAAGAAGGTAATTTCCCTGACCTGGAAGGAATGAACCTTGCATTAGTAGGAGTTGAGGAAGATCGACTTTCAATCGGAAACGCTGGTTGCGCAACTGCTCCCGATCACGTTCGCAAGTATTTATATAAACTTACAGAAGGTGATTTCAAAGCTAAAATTGTTGACTTAGGCAATATTAGGGCAGGACAAAAAGTACGCGACACCTATGTTGCACTACGGATTGTTTGCGAAGAGTTGATGAAACAAAATATTGTTCCAATCATTATTGGAGGCGGGCAGAATCTTACTTATGCCCAATACCTGGCTTATGAAGGAATAGAACAAAGGGTAGACTTGGTTTCTATTGACAATCAGTTTGATTTAGATACGACCGCTGAAGATCAAGAAACCAATTCGAAATCATACTTAAACAGCATCATCTTACACGAGCCGAACAACTTGTTTAACTATAGTAATATTGGGTATCAAACTTATTTCGTGAGCCAAGATAGCCTGCGCTTAATGGATAAATTGTATTTCGACACCCATCGTTTAGGAGAAATCAATCAAAACCTGCAAGATGCAGAACCGATAATTAGAAACGCCAACATGATTAGTTTTGACGTATCGTCAATTCGTCAAAGCGATGCTCCTGGAAATGGCAATGCTTCCCCTAACGGCTTTTATGGTGAACAAATTTGTCAGTTGTGCCGTTATGCGGGCATGAGTGATAAGTTACTTTCGATTGGTTTTTATGAAGTAAATCCACTTTTCGACAAGAACGGACAAACAGCTCATTTATTAGCCCAAATGATTTGGTGTTTTATAGAAGGTTATTATAATCGGAAACAGGACTATCCTTTTAATCCAACAGAGGATATGACCAAGTACCGCGCTTTCTTAACAACAGATAGCCATGAGGTTATTTTTTATAAAAGCCCTAAGACAGGAAGATGGTGGATGCAAGTTCCATTCCCAAATAAAACCAAAAATGAGCGATTTTACTTAGTTCCTTGCAGCTATAATGATTACCAGATTGCGAGCAACGGCGAGATGCCTGATCGTTGGTGGAGAACTTATCAGAAATTGATATAA
- a CDS encoding formimidoylglutamase produces the protein MKLQVYSDEYILGLTSIREHETKIGERVLTVASVNNLLEDLVNSPARFVLLGLPEDIGVKANLGRTGAHNAWSGALKAILNIQSNDFFSGSELLVLGHIDFTDLLAASEKLNPLLHDQAAELRKLVEEVDKRVIKIVRLIAKAGKIPVVIGGGHNNSYPIIKSVAEGLHEAGQLPNRMINCINMDAHSDFRPLEGRHSGNGFSYAYHEKLLKNYFMLGLQQNYQPQTVLNELKSNPDLGYITFESIYLHAKIDLASAVLEGINFVKDLPTGIEIDLDTVVNIPSSAETQSGFMVNDARRYIHNTACLLKPAYLHIAEGAPSLANNNNDNRVAKTIAYLVSDFIKAVRK, from the coding sequence ATGAAACTGCAAGTTTATTCGGATGAGTATATTTTAGGCCTGACCTCCATCCGGGAACACGAAACCAAAATAGGAGAACGCGTATTAACCGTAGCCTCAGTCAATAATCTCCTGGAAGACTTGGTCAATTCTCCCGCCCGATTTGTTTTACTGGGATTACCCGAGGATATAGGAGTGAAGGCAAACCTCGGGCGAACAGGAGCTCATAATGCCTGGAGCGGTGCATTGAAAGCCATATTGAATATTCAAAGCAACGATTTCTTTTCCGGCAGTGAACTATTAGTTCTGGGACATATCGATTTTACAGATCTGCTTGCTGCTTCCGAAAAGCTAAATCCACTCCTGCATGACCAAGCTGCAGAGCTCCGAAAACTGGTTGAAGAAGTAGATAAGCGTGTAATTAAAATCGTAAGACTTATTGCTAAGGCAGGTAAAATTCCAGTAGTAATAGGAGGCGGGCATAATAATTCATATCCTATAATTAAATCAGTTGCCGAAGGTTTACATGAAGCAGGACAACTACCCAACAGAATGATCAATTGCATCAATATGGATGCTCATTCTGATTTTCGTCCATTGGAAGGTCGCCACAGCGGCAATGGCTTTAGTTATGCCTACCACGAAAAATTATTGAAGAATTATTTCATGCTTGGCTTACAGCAGAACTATCAGCCACAAACTGTACTTAATGAACTAAAATCTAATCCAGATTTAGGTTATATAACATTTGAGAGTATTTATCTACATGCCAAAATTGACCTAGCTTCTGCGGTTTTAGAAGGCATTAACTTCGTAAAAGATCTTCCAACAGGTATTGAAATCGATCTTGACACTGTTGTTAACATCCCATCAAGCGCTGAAACGCAAAGCGGATTTATGGTAAATGATGCACGACGTTACATTCATAATACTGCATGCTTATTAAAACCAGCCTATTTGCATATAGCCGAGGGAGCTCCTTCACTTGCCAACAATAACAATGACAATCGGGTAGCCAAAACCATTGCATACCTGGTTAGCGATTTTATTAAAGCGGTAAGAAAATAG
- the hutI gene encoding imidazolonepropionase, giving the protein MLIVNIKQLCGIQPEGKLRLQGAEMAELPSIENAWLKIEHGKIADFGSMDNLGHTEMLSLAQGTQSEIVDAQGKLVLPTWCDSHTHLVFAASREEEFLMKIQGKTYEEITAAGGGILNSARKLANTSESELYDSAALRLQEVMSLGTGAIEIKSGYGLSYEAELKMLRVIRRLKETFPLPVKATFLGAHAFPQEYKQNQEAYLDMLLNRLLPEIADEGLADYIDAFCEQNYFSIEQTERVIEAGAKFGLKAKIHANQFTNLGATQACVRKGTLSVDHLEVTDNAVIESLKGASTMATLLPSCSLFINIPFANARGMIDAGLGVALATDFNPGTTPSGNMNLVVALACIKMKMLPNEAINAATLNGSYAMDLSTTHGSITKGKQANLIITKAIPSVNFIPYAFGSNLIDSILIKGRKI; this is encoded by the coding sequence ATGTTAATCGTCAATATAAAACAGCTTTGCGGTATTCAGCCTGAAGGAAAATTAAGACTCCAAGGAGCTGAAATGGCTGAACTCCCCTCAATTGAGAATGCCTGGTTGAAAATAGAACATGGCAAAATTGCCGACTTTGGCTCAATGGACAACCTTGGGCATACCGAAATGCTTTCTCTGGCTCAAGGCACACAGTCTGAAATTGTAGATGCTCAAGGCAAATTGGTATTACCAACTTGGTGTGACTCTCATACACATTTAGTTTTTGCCGCCTCGCGGGAAGAAGAATTTTTGATGAAGATCCAGGGAAAAACCTACGAAGAGATCACAGCTGCTGGCGGAGGTATTCTTAACTCTGCCCGCAAACTAGCAAATACATCTGAAAGCGAACTCTACGACAGTGCTGCACTTCGCCTACAAGAGGTAATGAGTTTAGGAACCGGTGCTATTGAGATTAAAAGCGGTTATGGATTGAGTTACGAAGCTGAATTAAAAATGTTGCGTGTCATACGGCGCTTAAAAGAAACGTTTCCATTGCCAGTAAAAGCAACATTTTTAGGGGCTCATGCATTTCCACAAGAATACAAGCAAAATCAGGAAGCGTATTTAGACATGCTTCTAAATAGGTTACTTCCAGAAATTGCCGATGAAGGTCTTGCAGATTATATTGATGCTTTCTGCGAACAAAACTACTTTTCAATTGAACAGACCGAACGGGTGATTGAAGCTGGAGCCAAATTTGGATTAAAGGCCAAAATTCATGCAAATCAATTTACCAACTTAGGAGCAACACAAGCATGTGTAAGAAAAGGGACACTTTCTGTTGATCATTTAGAAGTTACAGATAATGCTGTTATTGAATCCTTAAAGGGAGCCTCAACCATGGCAACATTATTACCGTCTTGTTCTTTGTTTATAAACATCCCTTTTGCAAATGCACGGGGAATGATTGATGCCGGGTTAGGAGTAGCTCTGGCTACGGATTTCAACCCAGGGACCACTCCATCAGGAAACATGAATTTAGTTGTCGCATTAGCATGTATTAAAATGAAAATGCTTCCTAACGAAGCAATAAATGCAGCAACCTTAAATGGCTCTTATGCTATGGATTTATCTACGACTCACGGCAGTATTACAAAGGGTAAACAAGCCAATTTAATAATTACAAAAGCTATTCCTTCGGTAAACTTCATACCTTATGCTTTCGGATCCAACTTAATTGATTCAATTTTAATTAAGGGAAGAAAAATTTAG
- a CDS encoding 5-formyltetrahydrofolate cyclo-ligase — MESSKAYLRKLYLSKRKNLSEGEFDQINHALLQHFKQIDFTNIKVLHLFLSIVEKHEPDTSLLIAFLKREYPHIKIAVPQSNFSSLTLMHFLMDDELELAKNDWNIPEPVKGNLVSPEEIDMVLVPLLAVDKKGYRVGYGKGFYDRFLIECRSDVKTIGLSQFEPIAAILDYNEFDIPLDECITPTQLIHF, encoded by the coding sequence TTGGAGTCGTCAAAGGCATATTTGCGTAAGCTGTACCTTTCAAAAAGGAAGAATCTTTCGGAGGGAGAGTTTGATCAAATAAATCACGCTTTACTGCAGCATTTTAAGCAAATTGATTTTACGAATATAAAGGTACTACACCTATTTTTGTCAATTGTTGAAAAGCATGAGCCTGATACCTCGTTATTGATAGCCTTTTTAAAAAGAGAATATCCTCATATCAAAATTGCTGTTCCCCAAAGTAACTTTTCATCGTTAACGTTAATGCACTTTTTAATGGATGATGAATTGGAGCTGGCAAAAAATGACTGGAATATTCCTGAGCCGGTTAAAGGGAACCTGGTATCGCCAGAAGAAATTGACATGGTATTGGTCCCCCTTTTAGCTGTTGATAAAAAAGGATACCGGGTTGGTTATGGCAAAGGCTTTTATGACAGGTTTTTAATCGAATGCAGATCAGATGTTAAAACAATTGGTTTGTCTCAATTTGAACCCATTGCTGCCATTTTGGATTATAATGAGTTTGATATTCCGCTCGATGAGTGTATCACCCCCACCCAACTTATCCATTTTTAA
- the purD gene encoding phosphoribosylamine--glycine ligase: MNILLLGSGGREHAFAWKISQSKQCSQLFIAPGNAGTASCGQNVAIKATDFEGIKTFVLQNEIKLVVVGPEEPLVKGIHDFFLADEQLKLIPVIGPQKLGATLEGSKDFSKQFMKRHNIPTAAYASFTADKLEEGLRYLETQSLPIVLKADGLAAGKGVLICESLEDAKSELTAMLADAKFGDASKTVVVEQFLKGIELSVFVLTDGISYKLLPSAKDYKRIGEGDTGLNTGGMGSISPVPFANEAFIKKVEERIVIPTVAGLKKDNIPYKGFIFIGLMNDGGEPYVIEYNVRMGDPETESVLPRIKSDLVDLFLGVANENLAEKSFEVDERTATTIMLVSGGYPGDYEKGKEISGFDTVEGSMVFHAGTTQKDGKIVTDGGRVIAVTTLGADIPSALAVSNANAKKISFDGKYYRTDIGFDLK, from the coding sequence ATGAATATTTTACTTCTCGGATCGGGTGGCCGTGAACACGCCTTTGCATGGAAAATTTCTCAAAGTAAACAATGCAGCCAATTATTTATTGCACCTGGAAATGCCGGAACGGCTTCTTGCGGACAAAATGTGGCAATCAAAGCAACTGATTTTGAAGGTATAAAAACGTTTGTGCTTCAAAATGAAATCAAATTAGTAGTTGTTGGACCGGAAGAGCCATTGGTGAAAGGTATCCACGATTTCTTTTTGGCTGATGAACAACTGAAATTGATTCCGGTTATTGGTCCTCAGAAATTAGGAGCAACTCTTGAAGGAAGTAAAGATTTCTCTAAGCAGTTTATGAAACGCCATAATATTCCAACGGCAGCTTATGCAAGTTTCACTGCAGATAAGTTGGAAGAAGGCCTGAGATATTTAGAAACACAATCGTTACCAATTGTATTGAAAGCGGATGGTTTAGCGGCAGGTAAAGGTGTTTTAATTTGCGAATCACTGGAAGATGCTAAGAGCGAATTAACAGCAATGCTAGCTGATGCTAAATTTGGGGATGCCAGCAAAACCGTAGTTGTTGAGCAGTTTTTGAAAGGGATTGAACTATCAGTATTTGTATTAACAGATGGTATAAGCTATAAATTATTGCCTTCTGCAAAAGACTATAAACGAATTGGTGAGGGTGATACTGGTTTAAATACAGGAGGAATGGGTTCAATTTCTCCAGTTCCGTTTGCAAATGAAGCATTTATAAAAAAGGTAGAAGAACGCATAGTTATCCCTACTGTTGCAGGCTTAAAGAAAGATAATATTCCATATAAGGGCTTTATTTTTATTGGTTTAATGAATGATGGTGGTGAACCTTACGTAATTGAATACAACGTTCGAATGGGTGATCCGGAAACCGAAAGTGTATTGCCTCGTATCAAATCCGATTTAGTTGATTTGTTCCTTGGTGTGGCTAACGAAAATCTTGCTGAAAAATCTTTTGAAGTTGATGAGCGTACTGCAACAACAATTATGTTGGTTTCGGGTGGATATCCTGGCGATTATGAAAAAGGTAAGGAAATATCAGGATTTGACACGGTTGAAGGTAGTATGGTTTTTCATGCTGGTACCACTCAAAAAGACGGCAAAATAGTTACAGATGGCGGACGTGTAATAGCCGTAACTACACTTGGTGCTGATATCCCTTCGGCACTGGCTGTTTCTAACGCGAATGCGAAAAAGATCAGTTTTGATGGTAAATACTATCGTACCGATATTGGCTTCGATTTAAAATAG
- a CDS encoding peptidylprolyl isomerase has translation MKKLFYTLLSFIALFNTTQAHAQKKQPNYYVKFTTDSGICIARLYNSTPLHRDNFIKLTQQHFYDSLMFHRVIKNFMIQGGDPDSKRAPKDKVLGEGDTGYTIPAEFNDSLFHKKGVLAAARDNNPAKASSGCQFYIVQGKKFTDADLAKLEQTRLKGRKIPASQREVYKTIGGTPHLDQNYTVYGEVVKGLEMVDKIASTKTDENNRPVTDIRMKVELLSKRETKKLEKELKKQQKSSN, from the coding sequence ATGAAAAAGCTTTTTTATACGTTACTTTCTTTTATTGCTCTTTTCAATACAACACAAGCCCATGCTCAAAAAAAACAACCTAATTACTACGTAAAATTTACCACAGATTCTGGAATTTGTATCGCCAGGTTATATAATTCTACTCCACTGCACCGAGACAATTTTATTAAATTAACTCAGCAGCACTTTTACGATAGCCTCATGTTTCACCGAGTAATTAAAAATTTTATGATTCAAGGTGGAGACCCTGATTCAAAACGAGCACCCAAAGACAAAGTATTGGGAGAAGGCGATACAGGCTATACCATTCCAGCAGAGTTTAACGACAGTTTGTTTCATAAAAAAGGAGTTTTAGCTGCAGCACGAGATAACAACCCGGCTAAAGCTTCAAGCGGATGCCAATTTTATATTGTTCAAGGAAAGAAATTTACTGATGCAGATTTAGCTAAGTTAGAACAAACCCGGTTGAAAGGCAGAAAAATCCCGGCTTCACAACGAGAAGTTTATAAAACAATTGGCGGCACTCCTCACCTCGACCAAAACTATACTGTATATGGGGAGGTCGTAAAAGGCCTTGAAATGGTTGATAAAATTGCTTCCACCAAAACAGATGAAAATAACCGCCCTGTTACGGACATAAGAATGAAAGTTGAATTACTTTCAAAGCGTGAAACTAAAAAATTAGAAAAGGAATTAAAGAAGCAGCAAAAGAGCAGTAACTAA
- a CDS encoding NAD-dependent epimerase/dehydratase family protein: MIFITGATGFLGTQLVLDLINAGNNVRALKRASSSIPFQLQNKPIEWVEGDVLDYHSLEDAMQGVMHVYHCAAKVALNPKYKAEMYKTNIEGTANIVNACLAMGVKKLMHVSSIAAIGFAKPGELITEDHKFEYLPTNTAYAISKYESENEVWRGVAEGLEAVVVNPSIILGMDNWERGSGRLFGVINKGNKFYAAGGCGYVDVRDVSACMIKLMETEKITNKRFILNADNLSFKELFALIANHLNKPAPSINIKKWHLEIGWRAAKLISWITGKEPALTRDTAISAPVIQFYSNQRIMNAIGHSFIPVQQSIVDIVARQKTQL; the protein is encoded by the coding sequence ATGATTTTTATCACCGGCGCAACGGGTTTTTTAGGAACTCAATTGGTGCTTGATTTAATAAATGCAGGCAATAATGTTAGAGCGCTTAAACGCGCTTCCTCCTCAATTCCTTTCCAACTGCAAAATAAACCAATTGAGTGGGTTGAAGGCGATGTGCTTGATTATCACTCATTGGAAGATGCAATGCAGGGAGTGATGCATGTCTATCATTGTGCCGCTAAAGTTGCATTAAATCCAAAATATAAGGCTGAAATGTATAAAACCAATATTGAAGGCACTGCAAATATTGTTAATGCGTGTTTAGCTATGGGCGTAAAAAAGCTTATGCATGTAAGTTCAATTGCAGCGATTGGTTTTGCCAAACCTGGTGAGTTGATAACGGAAGATCATAAGTTTGAATACCTGCCTACCAATACTGCATATGCCATTAGTAAGTATGAAAGTGAAAATGAGGTTTGGCGTGGAGTTGCAGAAGGCTTAGAGGCAGTTGTTGTAAATCCTAGCATTATTTTGGGCATGGACAATTGGGAGCGAGGAAGCGGTCGGTTGTTTGGAGTAATAAATAAAGGTAATAAGTTTTATGCTGCAGGCGGTTGTGGCTATGTTGACGTTAGGGATGTAAGTGCCTGTATGATAAAACTGATGGAAACTGAAAAAATTACGAACAAGCGTTTTATTTTAAATGCTGATAATCTGAGTTTTAAAGAGTTGTTTGCTCTAATTGCAAATCACCTGAATAAACCTGCGCCATCCATCAACATAAAAAAATGGCATTTAGAAATTGGATGGAGAGCAGCTAAGCTTATTTCATGGATTACAGGAAAAGAGCCTGCATTAACCCGTGATACTGCAATTTCAGCTCCCGTAATCCAGTTCTATTCAAATCAAAGAATTATGAATGCTATTGGTCATTCATTTATTCCGGTTCAACAAAGTATTGTGGATATTGTTGCACGACAAAAAACACAGCTTTAA
- a CDS encoding HAD-IB family phosphatase, giving the protein MKNRYIIDFDSTFTQVEALDELVKISLDGHPDKNKVLKQIEDYTNAAMEGRLSFTESLRERVKLLGANEEHLKKLVKVLKKKVSKSFSRNRKFFEKHSDEVYIVSGGFKEFITPVVSDYKIRPENIYANTFEFDKKGTIVGYDTENPLSQEGGKVKLLKELNWDGNLYGIGDGYSDFQLKESGLIKKFFAYTENIERSSVVKNADHILPSFDEFLYVNNLPMAISYPKNRILCLCLGDIPEESINILKKDGFSIRHKSSFEEKYVADVGMLLVGSNVIVEPEKLQVASTLKTIGFLGSAKDKLNLELCTKMGIVVFDDRKNNPRNSEFIPKRMADFINKGSSYLSTNFPNIQLLTQEKAHRLIHIHQNVPGIMAQINSVMASHGINILAQYLKTNEHIGYVITDVNTEYDKKVIKALKKIEHTIKFRLLY; this is encoded by the coding sequence TTGAAGAACCGATATATCATTGATTTCGACAGTACCTTTACCCAGGTTGAAGCATTAGACGAATTGGTAAAGATTTCGCTAGATGGACATCCTGATAAAAATAAAGTATTAAAGCAGATTGAAGACTATACAAATGCCGCCATGGAAGGGCGTTTGTCGTTTACAGAAAGCTTGCGTGAACGCGTGAAATTGTTAGGCGCTAATGAAGAGCATCTTAAAAAATTGGTTAAGGTATTGAAGAAAAAGGTTTCGAAGTCTTTTTCGCGTAACCGTAAATTCTTTGAGAAGCATTCTGATGAGGTTTATATCGTCTCAGGCGGCTTTAAGGAATTTATCACTCCGGTTGTAAGTGATTACAAAATCAGACCTGAGAACATTTATGCGAATACCTTTGAGTTTGACAAGAAAGGAACTATTGTAGGGTATGATACAGAAAACCCGTTGTCTCAGGAAGGTGGCAAGGTAAAGCTCCTGAAGGAACTGAATTGGGATGGTAACTTATACGGCATTGGCGATGGTTATTCCGATTTTCAACTGAAGGAATCAGGGTTGATTAAAAAATTCTTTGCTTATACTGAAAATATTGAAAGATCGAGTGTGGTAAAAAATGCCGATCACATTTTGCCAAGTTTTGATGAGTTTTTGTATGTAAATAATTTGCCAATGGCTATTTCATATCCTAAGAACAGGATACTTTGTTTATGCCTTGGTGATATTCCTGAAGAGTCAATCAATATTCTGAAAAAGGATGGTTTCTCCATTCGTCATAAATCATCTTTTGAAGAAAAATATGTAGCGGATGTGGGAATGTTATTGGTTGGTAGTAATGTTATTGTAGAGCCTGAAAAGTTGCAAGTAGCGTCAACACTTAAAACAATTGGTTTTTTGGGAAGTGCTAAAGATAAGCTGAATCTTGAGTTGTGTACCAAAATGGGGATTGTTGTTTTTGACGATCGTAAGAATAATCCGCGTAATAGTGAATTCATTCCTAAACGTATGGCCGACTTCATCAATAAAGGATCAAGTTATTTAAGTACCAATTTTCCGAATATTCAGCTGTTAACACAAGAAAAGGCTCATCGCTTAATACATATTCATCAAAATGTGCCAGGTATAATGGCTCAAATTAATAGTGTAATGGCCAGTCATGGCATTAATATTTTGGCTCAATACCTTAAAACCAATGAACATATAGGATATGTAATTACAGATGTAAATACTGAGTACGATAAAAAGGTAATAAAGGCCTTGAAGAAAATTGAGCATACCATTAAGTTCAGGTTGTTGTATTAG
- a CDS encoding exodeoxyribonuclease III yields the protein MKIISYNVNGIRSAISKGWLSWLQATAADVVCLQEIKAHPENIPQEITLLEEMGYRYQYWYPAQKKGYSGVAILSRLQPEAVEFGCGHEQYDFEGRMVRVDFADVSVMSVYIPSGSSGEERQNIKFEFLDFFMEYATQLRWKYPKLIISGDYNICHRAIDIHNPKSNANSSGFLPEEREWMENFISSGFIDTFRHFNREPHNYTWWSFRANSRAKNLGWRIDYHLVTKELETSLKRATILPEAKHSDHCPILLEL from the coding sequence ATGAAGATTATCTCATATAACGTAAACGGTATCCGTTCTGCAATTTCAAAAGGTTGGCTAAGCTGGCTACAAGCTACTGCTGCTGATGTTGTTTGTTTGCAAGAGATTAAGGCCCATCCTGAAAACATTCCACAGGAAATCACCCTACTTGAAGAAATGGGATACAGATATCAGTATTGGTATCCCGCTCAAAAAAAAGGTTATAGTGGCGTGGCAATTTTATCGCGTTTACAGCCGGAGGCAGTTGAGTTTGGCTGTGGACACGAGCAGTACGACTTTGAAGGACGAATGGTTAGGGTTGATTTTGCGGATGTTTCGGTGATGAGTGTATATATTCCCTCCGGATCAAGTGGAGAAGAGCGGCAAAATATAAAGTTTGAGTTTTTGGACTTCTTTATGGAATATGCAACTCAACTACGTTGGAAATATCCTAAATTAATTATCTCCGGCGATTACAATATTTGCCATCGTGCCATTGACATCCACAATCCTAAATCAAATGCAAACTCCTCGGGCTTTTTACCTGAAGAACGCGAATGGATGGAAAATTTTATTAGCAGCGGTTTTATTGACACGTTTCGCCATTTCAACAGAGAACCTCACAATTATACCTGGTGGAGTTTCAGGGCTAATTCCAGAGCCAAAAACTTAGGCTGGCGCATCGATTATCATTTGGTCACAAAAGAGCTTGAGACTAGTTTAAAACGAGCAACCATTTTACCTGAAGCAAAGCATTCAGATCATTGCCCCATACTTTTAGAACTTTAA